From a single Camarhynchus parvulus chromosome 6, STF_HiC, whole genome shotgun sequence genomic region:
- the MINPP1 gene encoding multiple inositol polyphosphate phosphatase 1 yields the protein MAPRREVGLLLLFVLPLASAGLSGYFGTKSRYEEVNPHLVSDPLSLGPGAGGSLPASCTPLQLRAVLRHGTRYPTAGQIRRLGELHARLLRRNAGAAACPAAAALAEWPMWYEESLDGRLAPQGRRDMELLARRMAARFPALFAARRRLALASSSKHRCLQSGAAFRLGLGPTLDFGGDEVEVEVNDSLMRFFDHCAKFVVLVEENDTAMGQVNAFKEGPEMKKVLEKVASALCLPVEELNADLVQVAFLTCSYELAIKNVTSPWCSLFSEEDAKVLEYLNDLKQYWKRGYGYDINSRSSCILFQDIFQHLDEAVEESKSSKPISSPLIVQVGHAETLQPLLALMGYFKDKEPLLATNFARQAQRKFRSGRIVPYAANLVFVLYHCDHVNASQEEYQVQLLLNEKLLPFLHSNETISTYTDLKDYYKDILENCHFKEECELPQVNATAVDEL from the exons ATGGCGCCTCGCCGGGAAGTCggtctgctgctgctctttgtccTGCCGCTGGCGAGCGCGGGGCTGAGCGGCTACTTCGGCACCAAGTCCCGCTACGAGGAGGTGAATCCGCACCTGGTGAGCGACCCGCTGTCGCTGGGTCCCGGGGCGGGCGGGTCGCTGCCCGCCTCCTGCACTCCGCTGCAGCTCCGCGCCGTGCTCCGACACGGCACCCGCTACCCCACGGCCGGGCAGATCCGCCGGCTGGGCGAGCTGCACGCCCGGCTGCTCCGCCGGAACGCGGGAGCCGCCGcctgccccgccgccgccgccctggCCGAGTGGCCCATGTGGTACGAGGAGAGCCTGGACGGGCGGCTGGCGCCGCAGGGCCGGCGcgacatggagctgctggcccGGCGCATGGCCGCCCGCTTCCCCGCGCTGttcgccgcccgccgccgcctggCGCTGGCCAGCAGCTCCAAGCACCGCTGCCTACAGAGCGGGGCCGCCTTCCGCCTCGGGCTCGGGCCCACCCTCGACTTCGGCGGCGACG AGGTGGAGGTTGAAGTTAACGACTCCCTGATGCGGTTCTTTGATCACTGCGCCAAGTTTGTAGTGCTGGTGGAGGAGAATGACACAGCCATGGGCCAGGTGAATGCTTTCAAAGAGGGGCCTGAGATGAAGAAGGTCCTGGAGAAGGTGGCCAGTGCCTTGTGTTTGCCAGTGGAGGAGCTAAATGCAG ATCTTGTTCAAGTGGCTTTTCTCACCTGTTCATATGAGCTGGCCATAAAGAATGTGACCTCCCCGTGGTGTTCacttttcagtgaagaagaTGCCAAG GTGCTGGAATACCTGAATGACCTGAAGCAGTACTGGAAGAGAGGCTATGGCTATGACATCAACAGTCGCTCCAGCTGCATTTTATTCCAAGATATCTTCCAGCACTTGGACGAAGCAGTGGAGGAGAGCAAAAG CTCCAAACCCATTTCTTCACCTTTGATTGTCCAAGTTGGGCACGCAGagaccctgcagcccctgctcgcCCTGATGGGTTACTTCAAAGACAAGGAGCCTCTCCTGGCCACCAACTTTGCACGGCAGGCGCAGCGCAAATTCCGCAGCGGCCGCATCGTGCCCTACGCGGCCAACCTGGTGTTTGTGCTCTACCACTGCGACCACGTCAACGCCTCCCAGGAGGAGTAccaggtgcagctgctgctcaacgagaagctgctgcccttccttcACTCCAATGAGACCATCTCCACCTACACGGACCTCAAGGATTACTACAAGGACATCCTGGAGAACTGCCACTTCAAAGAGGAGTGTGAACTGCCCCAGGTCAACGCCACTGCTGTTGATGAGCTGTGA